Genomic DNA from Brenneria izadpanahii:
CTCTGGGCTCCACCGCCGTCAACGCCGGATAGGCAACCTCCTGCAGCGTTGGCGTCAAAGCATCAGCCTGTTGCAGATAGCGCTGCGCCGGCATCGTAGCCGCGGCATCGGTTCCCATCCGTATCGGAGAACCGGATTTGGCCTGTGCGTTCTGCACCGGCCATGCTTTGATGCATGAGGCAACCACGGCAGCTTTTATCAGTAGTTCTCGTCTATTCATGTTCATATCCGCTCAACTGCGATAAAACCCTAAACCGTCGGCGACGCGGTAAGCGTTCGGGCCTGCCGGCGATTTAGGGGACGTTAAGCCTATTTCAGCGCTTCGCCATTGCTGTTAATCACATCGCGATACCAGTAAAAACTTTTCTTCCGCTTACGCTCCAGCGTGCCGTTGCCCTCGTCGTCGCGGTCTACGTAAATAAAGCCGTAACGTTTGGAAAGCTGTGCCGTCGAGGCGCTGACCAGATCGATTGGCCCCCAGCTGGTGTAGCCCAACACTTCGACGCCATCTTCCAACGCCTCGCCGACCTGAACCAGGTGATCGTTCAGATACTGAATACGGTAGTCATCGTTGATGCTGCCGTCGCTTTCAACCTGATCTTTAGCGCCCAGCCCATTTTCCACAATAAACAGCGGCTTCTGATAACGGTCATACAGCACGTTCAGCAGGTAGCGTAACCCCACCGGATCAATCTGCCAGCCCCATTCGGAACTTTGCAGATGCGGATTGGGGATGATATTCAGAATATTGCCGCGCGCTTTCTCCATCTCCGCCTCATCGGCGCTGGCGCAGCCGCTCATGTAATAGCTGAACGAGATGAAGTCGACGGTTTCTTTCAGCGCCTGGCGATCCGCATCGGTGATATCAAGGCTGATGCCATTCTCCTTAAAGAAGCGGGTGGTATAGGAGGGGTAAGCCCCGCGCGCCTGCACGTCGCCGAAGAACTGCCAGTCTCGGTTCTGTATCAGGCTCTTCATCACATCATCCGGTTTGCAGGTCAGAGGATAGAGGATACCGCCCAGCAGCATGTTGCCGATTTTGGCATCGGGGATGATCTCATGGCAGGCTTTCACCGCCTTGGCGCTGGCCACCAGTTGGTGGTGAATGGCCTGATAGATCTGTTGCAGCGAGCTGCCTCCCGGCAGGCCGACGCCGGTGAACGGCTCATGCAGCGAAATATTAATCTCGTTAAACGTCAGCCAGTACTTCACTTTATTGCGATAGCGTTGGAACACCGTGCGCGCATAGCGTTCAAAGCATTCGATGGTTTTGCGATTGCCCCAGCCGCCATGATTTTTCACCAGCCCATACGGCATTTCGTAATGCGACAGCGTCACTAAAGGTTGGATATTATATTTGGCCATTTCGTCAAACAGACGATCGTAGAATGCCAGTCCGGCTTCGTTTGGCGTCTCTTCATCGCCCTGTGGAAAAATGCGCGTCCAGGCGATCGAGGTGCGTAAACACTTAAAGCCCATTTCGGCAAACAGCGCGATATCTTCCGGATAGCGGTGATAAAAATCGATCGCCACATCCTTGATGCCGCTATCGCCGGGCGTACGTTCTACAGGCGGAGTCAAAATGCCATGCGGCTGCAAATCAGAGGTAGACAACCCCTTGCCTTCGCTCAGATAGGCGCCTTCCACTTGATTGGCGGCGACAGCGCCGCCCCATAAAAAGTTGTCAGGAAAACGGTGGCTCATCTTTAATCTCCTTCCCAATTCGGGTGCTAAATGTTTGTCAATCAAATAACCAGCGTTAACAAGGGCGACTGTTCCGAAACGGAATCCCCCGCCACAGGCAACACATCGATGTAAGCGTCGCTATTGGTAATAATGACCGGCGTGATCGTGTCGTATCCCGCGGCTTCAATAGCCTGATAATCAAACTCCACCAGGAGATCGCCCTGCTTCACCACATCGCCGGTTTTAACGTGGGCAGTAAAATACTGTCCGTTCAGTTTTACGGTATCAATTCCGACGTGAATCAATATTTCGGCGCCCTCATCAGACTCCAGGCCAATCGCATGATTGGTTTTGAACAGCGATGCGACCGTCCCGTTGACCGGCGAAACCACGCGTCCGCTCCGCGGTTTGATGGCGATGCCTTTTCCCATCAAGCCGCTGGCGAAAGTCTGATCGCTGACCTGCTCCAGCGGATGAGTTTCTCCCTCGATTGGGCTGCTGATGGATTGCTGACGTACCGGCGCGGCGCCTTTCTGTACGGTCTCGGCCGGCTGAGTCTCCGCTACGGGTTCTTTCTTTATCCCGAACAAGTAGCTGGCCAACGCAGAGAACGCAAAGGCGATGACCGTGCCGATGATTCCCCCCCATACGCTGATGTCCATGCCGGTCGGCGGGATGATTTGCGTAAAGGCGAAAATACTGGGCAAGCCGAAAGAGTACTGTGTCGTGCCGAAATAGCCGGCAATCGCGCTGCCGATCGCCCCGCCGATACAGCCGAAGATAAACGGACGACGCAAAGGAAGGTTGACGCCGTAGATAGCCGGTTCGGTAATGCCGAAGATCCCCGCCGGAAACGCCGACCCCGCAATGCCTTTCAACTTCGCGTCTTTGGTGCGCAGGGAGACGCCCAGCGCCGCGCCGGCCTGCGCCAATACCGCCGGCGTCAATACGGCGATCAGCGTGTCATGCCCCAATGCGCTCAGGTTGTTGATCATCAGCGGCACGAATCCCCAGTGCAGACCGAACATGACGAATATCTGCCATAGACCGCCCATAAAGCCGCCGGCAATGGTTTGATTCGCGCCATAGATCAACTGATAGCCATGCGCCAACTGATAGCTGAGCCAGGTGGTCACCGGACCGATGGCTAAAAACGTCAGCGGTACGGTAATCAGCAAGCACAGAGCCGGCGTAAGGAAGTTACGGATATTGGCGTGCAGGAAAGCGTTCAGCGGTTTTTCCAGTTTGCAGGAAACCCATGCGGCAAAAATAATCGGAATAACCGATGAGGAATAATTGATAAACGTGATGGGAATGCCGAGAAAGTGTAATGGCTGATAACCCGCCGCCGACATGGCATTAAATTCGGCAATCATCGTCGGGTGCACCAACGCGCCGCCAATCGCCATGGAGACAAAAGCATTGCCGCCAAATTTTTTACCGGCGGTATAACCAAGAATAATCGGGAAAAAATAGAATAATGCATCGCTGGCGGAAAATAAAAGTTTATAAGTTCCGCTGCTCTCCACCAGCCAACCGCAGGCCAGGCTTAATGCTAAAAAACCTTTTAATATACCGGAGGCGGCCATTACGCCCATTAATGGGGTAAAAATACCGGCAATGATATCAATAAAGCGGGATAATATATTTTCCTTATTACTATTTTCCTGATTTTCAGCGTTAGCGCCCGATGATTCACTGATACCAGACACTTCTAGCAAATCCTGATATACTTCGCCGACATGATTACCTACGACGACCTGAAACTGGCCGCCGCTTTCAAGCACCATGATAATTCCAGGATTATTTTTAAGCGCAGAAATATTTGTTTTCTTGCTATCCTTTAATTTAAAACGAAGCCGCGTCGCGCAGTGTATTACACTATTTACATTATCGCGACCGCCAACACCTTCAAGTACCTCACTGGCTAATGTCTTGTATTTCATTGCCTATCCTTAATGCCCAGTAACCACATAGTAAAATCAATACGTTATGCACGCTCAACGCTATTTTTGAGACAAAAAAAAACCCAAACTGTTTTTCTTACTGCCGTGACGGCAGAAAACAAAAACGGTTTAGGTTTTGCCTGTATGACCGATATTTAGCCTTACAGTTACAATCCTGATTTTACGAATCATCTTCAATGCAAGAATCTTATTCTTTCCTCTAACATTCTTGCAAGCAACTTATCCTTTTTTATCACTATAATGTGATGAACAGCAAATTTCTCTCTTCTTTATTTTTACGCTTTATCCTGCGATTCGGTTCTTACCCGCTCAATATGAATCGTCAAAAACATCAGCTCTTCTTTCGTCAAGCAATAGCGATACTGTTGATCGATATACGCCTGTATTTTTTCAGCGCATTGATAGGCAAGTTGATATTTTTCCTTAACTACATCATGTAATGATTCATCATCACTAAATACCGTATTTTTTCCAATAAGCCGCTGCGCAAAAAACTTAAGATGGGTAACAAAACGATGATAGCTTAATGCTTGCTCATTATAATCCAGATTTAACTGGTATTTCACAATATTCAAAATCTCCTGCATGATCTTGGTAATGTGAATAACTTCCGGCATTTCACTGTCTAGCTGCGCATTAACTAAATGCAACGCAATAAAGCCGGCTTCGTCCTCCGGCAACCGAACGGATAAACGCTGTTCAATGATATCCAGCGCTTCCACGCCGACCAGAAATTCCTTCTGGTAAAGCCGCTTGATTTCCCATAACAGCACGTTACGGATATTAACCCCCTGCTTATGACGCTCAATCGCGAAGTGGCAGTGGTCGGTCAACGAGATGTAAATGCTGTTTTGCAGCTTCCCCGGCAAACGTTCTTTTGCCAATGAAATGATTTTGTCCGCGGTAGTGATCACCTCCAGCGGGATCTCCGACAGCAGCTCCCGCAGACGCGATGTCAGTTCCCCGCTTTTCAGCGAAAACACTTTTTCAATCAGCGATTCGTCCAGGGAATCGCCAGTATGTTTTTTGAACCCCAGCCCGCGCCCCATCACAACCGACTCATTATTATTCTCGTCGATAACCGTCACGACGTTGTTGTTGAGTATCTTGGCAATTTTCATCGTTCATACCTTGAAAACAAAAAAACCAGACTCCCGCTGTAAAGCGGGAGTCTGGTTTTGCCTGCTAACGCAGTAACAATCCTTATGCCGGATAAATTATCACTTATCATATTCTTCTCAACATCTACTGGATAGAAACGTGATGCGGATCGATAGAACACACTTTATTTACAAATTCTTTTCTTTTCCATAAGAGAAAGTGACAATGATCACAATGTCTTCTGCCATCCCGTGATTTTGGTCATCGCGGACATGGTGCTTTTTGGTGCTGTTGCGCAACAAATCTTGGTAAAAACGACAAATCGTTACTTTTTTTGCGTAAACAGGCTAAAAAATGCGCCCCGAAGCCTTTAGCCACCTTGTTTATCACCGGTGAATAACTATAATACGGAACGTTGTTTCAATTGAATGGTTTCAGCTAATTAACGTGCCACTATTATTAAAACCGTTATCCAAGGCATCGCTTATCGTTATCTCGTTGATAAAACGTGATAATATTTTATGCAGATCATCATCTATACTTATCTCGTGCAACCTGCATCCAAATGAATTCTTCCCGAGGGCCCAACTCTCGCAGCCTTCGGTTCAATCGTTTTTTATCCATCACAACTTGTAGAAGCTATCGTATGAAAAAGACAAAAATTGTTTGTACTATCGGGCCAAAAACAGAATCAGAAGAAATGCTGAGCAATATGCTTGATGCCGGCATGAACGTTATGCGCCTGAACTTCTCGCATGGGGATTACGCCGAACATGGTCAACGCATCAAGAACCTGCGCGCCGTGTTGGCAAAAAGCGGTAAAAAAGCAGCCATTCTGCTGGATACCAAAGGCCCGGAAATTCGCACCATGAAGCTGGAAAACGGTTCTGACGTTTCCCTGACCGCGGGTCAAACATTCACATTCACCACCGACCAAAGCGTTATCGGCAACAAAGAACGTGTTGCGGTTACCTATGCGGGCTTCGCTGAAGACCTGAGCGTCGGCAATACCGTGCTGGTCGACGATGGATTGATCGGCATGGAAGTAACGGCGATCAATGGCAATGAAGTGGTTTGCAAAGTATTAAACAACGGCGATCTGGGCGAAAACAAAGGCGTCAACCTGCCTGGCGTGTCCATTCAACTGCCGGCGCTGGCGGAAAAAGATAAGAGCGACCTGATTTTTGGTTGCGAACAAGGCGTTGATTTCGTCGCCGCGTCCTTTATTCGTAAGCGCTCTGACGTTGAAGAAATTCGCGAACACCTGAAACAACACGGCGGCGAACATATTCAGATCATTTCTAAAATCGAAAACCAGGAAGGTCTGAACAACTTCGACGAAAT
This window encodes:
- the licT gene encoding BglG family transcription antiterminator LicT codes for the protein MKIAKILNNNVVTVIDENNNESVVMGRGLGFKKHTGDSLDESLIEKVFSLKSGELTSRLRELLSEIPLEVITTADKIISLAKERLPGKLQNSIYISLTDHCHFAIERHKQGVNIRNVLLWEIKRLYQKEFLVGVEALDIIEQRLSVRLPEDEAGFIALHLVNAQLDSEMPEVIHITKIMQEILNIVKYQLNLDYNEQALSYHRFVTHLKFFAQRLIGKNTVFSDDESLHDVVKEKYQLAYQCAEKIQAYIDQQYRYCLTKEELMFLTIHIERVRTESQDKA
- the bglF gene encoding PTS beta-glucoside transporter subunit IIABC, yielding MKYKTLASEVLEGVGGRDNVNSVIHCATRLRFKLKDSKKTNISALKNNPGIIMVLESGGQFQVVVGNHVGEVYQDLLEVSGISESSGANAENQENSNKENILSRFIDIIAGIFTPLMGVMAASGILKGFLALSLACGWLVESSGTYKLLFSASDALFYFFPIILGYTAGKKFGGNAFVSMAIGGALVHPTMIAEFNAMSAAGYQPLHFLGIPITFINYSSSVIPIIFAAWVSCKLEKPLNAFLHANIRNFLTPALCLLITVPLTFLAIGPVTTWLSYQLAHGYQLIYGANQTIAGGFMGGLWQIFVMFGLHWGFVPLMINNLSALGHDTLIAVLTPAVLAQAGAALGVSLRTKDAKLKGIAGSAFPAGIFGITEPAIYGVNLPLRRPFIFGCIGGAIGSAIAGYFGTTQYSFGLPSIFAFTQIIPPTGMDISVWGGIIGTVIAFAFSALASYLFGIKKEPVAETQPAETVQKGAAPVRQQSISSPIEGETHPLEQVSDQTFASGLMGKGIAIKPRSGRVVSPVNGTVASLFKTNHAIGLESDEGAEILIHVGIDTVKLNGQYFTAHVKTGDVVKQGDLLVEFDYQAIEAAGYDTITPVIITNSDAYIDVLPVAGDSVSEQSPLLTLVI
- the ascB gene encoding 6-phospho-beta-glucosidase — its product is MSHRFPDNFLWGGAVAANQVEGAYLSEGKGLSTSDLQPHGILTPPVERTPGDSGIKDVAIDFYHRYPEDIALFAEMGFKCLRTSIAWTRIFPQGDEETPNEAGLAFYDRLFDEMAKYNIQPLVTLSHYEMPYGLVKNHGGWGNRKTIECFERYARTVFQRYRNKVKYWLTFNEINISLHEPFTGVGLPGGSSLQQIYQAIHHQLVASAKAVKACHEIIPDAKIGNMLLGGILYPLTCKPDDVMKSLIQNRDWQFFGDVQARGAYPSYTTRFFKENGISLDITDADRQALKETVDFISFSYYMSGCASADEAEMEKARGNILNIIPNPHLQSSEWGWQIDPVGLRYLLNVLYDRYQKPLFIVENGLGAKDQVESDGSINDDYRIQYLNDHLVQVGEALEDGVEVLGYTSWGPIDLVSASTAQLSKRYGFIYVDRDDEGNGTLERKRKKSFYWYRDVINSNGEALK